tttttaaaaaatggctcaATGTTTTGGGTATTTGTGTTGCACGTTTAGCCATGATGCCTATTACTGCTGCTTCTATGTTATTTACAAAGGCTGATGTAAAAGCCTTGTGTAGGTAGTATAAACCTTTGTGCTTACGTTGATGAATTCTGTTGCTCGATGATGTAAAACTAAAATCAGTGAGCTACTAGAGGCTAAATGGATCcgtagagctgcagagtcacctGTTATATTAGATCTATCAGTGTGAttcagttttaataaaaaaataaaaataaaaattgataaatgcagctttaaagcattttaaaggaTCCTGTCTGTGAtgtaactgtaaaacaaaacttttataACTAAAAGAACAACAATTCCTCCAACAATCACTTCTGCAAAAACACCTCTTTGGCCAATTATCAGTAATAATCTGCTAGTAAAACCAACTGAcctgttttatttatagagaTGCAAACACTAAAATGTGGTATTTGCCTGAGCAATGaaaagtattttctgtgtgtgatcACCTGTCCCAGTAGCTGCGTCCTCTGGGAAAATATTCTAAATTGACTCGTCGGACCATCCAGTGCAGTGGGTGTGTGAGCAGTGTTTCCTCTCCCGGGATGAGACGCCACAGAGAATCTTCCAGTTGTAGGGGCACCAGAAGACACGCATGGTCCGCACTGaccacctaaacacacacacatacatacatacatgaacCCAGGTGGCATTCATCTAACACCTTGCTGATGTGCAAAAGTCCTGTAAAAGTGTCTTATCAGCTCTGaggaaaatgcattttgtaCTTGTGAGTACCTGCAGGTCATCCAGAAGAGAACCTCCGAGGTTCATCTCACCCAGGGGCATGTCAGGATGACGGCTGTGCATAAAGCCCTGGATCTCAGTGCAGATGTCCAGAGCCAAAGACTGAGCCCTCTGGACCTCATGTGGAGCTAGAGCCGCCcttgtgtgatagtactgtTGCAGACGATCCTAAACACAGTTTATACAGTTTAATACCGTTTCCATTACTCATATTTTTCAGTGATTCGGAGCATGATGAGCTCCGAGAGTCTTGAAAAATCAAGTTTCTGTTCAGGTGGACAGGTTCTGTACTACATTCATGTATGTACATCCTTCAGAGAGGCACAGGAACTGTGTTGGTAAGATAACAACCCAAAACAAGAAGTGAATAAAAGTCTTTTACACTTGCACTGGGAATACATGCAGCAGTCTCTTGTGTAATACAATATTCAAAGTCATTTTGTGTCTCTACAAAGACTTGAGAGCTGTGACAGGAAGATGTTTTGCCTGTTAAGTTGCAGCAAGGAGAAAAACTAGTTAACAAAAGAGGAACAATGCCAAGTGTattctgttgctgctgttacAGAAGAATTTGCAGAGGTTACCCGATCTTCAGGGTGCCCTTTCTAGGCGAGTGGTTTTACATTCCTGAAGGGagttaaaactttaaaactcCTCCTGCTGACACAAAATTACAGCATCAacagttatatatatacaccGTTACACAGTTCCCGTTATACAGCTTCAACTGTTCCCACAGTATTATTTGCAAATGCAATGTGCCAGCTATGAAGAATTTGAATACGAAGATGTGAGGCTGTTCATAAGAAGACACAGTTGCTCAACTTTTTAAATggcaaatcacattttttttaaaatcacttccCAGGACCACTCATGTGTTTGTAATGTATGGGACTTCACCGCTCTGCTAACATTTACTGAACAAATTATTCAATGAATTCACACACTTTCTGCTTCTGTGGATGTTCTGCATACTAACCTGAAAGTGTGTTCATGCTTGGTTGACTTCCTCTATACAGCCAGTGCACAAGCTCACGATGTAGTTTCATTATGCAGGGCTCTTGGGGGCTCTGTGCAGCTTAACCAGTGCATAACAATGTGTATCCCTTAAGCACTGCACTTTACAAAACATGTTAcgcatgaataaatgaatgagccAACACCAAGGAGAGCGCTTACAGCAGCTGCAAAGACTGAATTCATAAAGCCCTTCAAGAGTTCAGAGGTGAAATGTCAAGAGTGTACCTGCAGACTGACGACACACAGCTGGAGCCTCTTGGATTTTGACTCGGGTTTAGGCTGCACCTCCGTCTGAGGTTGTTGGCACAGGTCAGCTGATTGAGAGAAAGGTTTAAAACAGCTGTCAAGTAACATCAGCGGGCTGCGTACTGTGAATATTTGTGTGTCAGTCATTTGTCTGTTGCTCAGATGTAGTCGATACCTTTCTGTTGTTTGGCCGCCTTGGCGACGTGTTTCATCACGACGCCCTCTATGCCTTTCTTGATCAGCGTGGGGGAAGCGGAGACTAAACTCAACTCCTCCCAGCTCTCAGCCATCTTCTGCTCCACCTTTTCATCGTCAGCCGCTCGGCCCGCGCGCTCTATCAGCTAAACACCCATCGTCACGGACCAGGAAAgcaaacacagataaaacacCGTCAGTATACAGAGTGTATTCACTGTCACAACCTGCAGACAGAATTTAGAGGTAACCTCGGCCTCAACAGGAGGAAGATCAGGACTATTCTGaaggttttgcatgtttaaggcctacagatattttacattagtGCAGACAATTTTCTTAAAGGATGCTAGAGATTTTAGACTAAATTCATTCATACCACTAACATACCGTACTGTATTTGTTAGTATTTTGTTGCCTTCTTTGGTTTTGTCTGTGTTACgttactgttgtgttttattatagCAAGGGAGTTCTTAATTGGAGACGTCTGTTAATTGACTACATTATCTTTGATTTTAGAATCAGCAGCCAAACAGCAATCAATCAGTTtaatgcaaaacaataaaaacagaatgatcCTTTTTGCTAAACTATAtttgcctgtttgtttttgttttgatgttattGTCTGAAAACATATCTTGGGAATATGATCAggctattttatttatttatcacttcGGGACAACTCAACATATAACTCATACTACCACTCTGAGTGTTGCTAGTGCTTTTCAGATTTCATGGAGAATCTTTATGGCACTTTATCTCAagtcagaacttttttttttgcagtaattTATGCCTTCATGGTGCATATGAACGACCCACTGATGTGACACTAACAACCTCAAAAGCACTCACCCGTTTCACTGCCAACGTAGCGATGCCTAGCATGGCAGCTCCGCCGACTCCCAGAACCAGCCGGGCATTAGACAGCAGGAAGTCAATCACCATGGCGATGCCATCCTCTCCCCGCCTCCGACTGCCCTGGAAGTTCATCGCTTCCTTTTTTGTGGTTAGCCTTGGGAAGGGAAAGTGACTATGTTTAGAGGAGCAGAAAGTAACAACACATGACTGTCAGGTAGATGGGAAACTAACTCgacctgcagttttctcttcttcttgaAATCTTGTATACAACTGCGCTTATACATGAATGTTTTAACGTTAGAATCATCCATGAGATGAACTGAACGCAGCATTTctattataattaaaaacaacatatgaattcaacatattaatattaaaaatatgtgcagatcggtgacaaattaaaggaaaacttgAATAAATAAGTAGAGAAACATAACAAAGGCAGATGCTTCCAAACGGGACACGATGTGAATCACATGCCCAACCCAACTGAGCGTCTACGGGAGATTTTGTTGCACAGCGTTCTCcgccaccatcatcaaaacaccaaatgagggactATCTTTTAGAAGAATTGTGTTCATTTTTCCAGTAGAGTCCCTGTCAAGAAGTACTGACACTGTTCTGGaggcccaacaccttactaagtCTCTTTATTTGgcgttttttcctttaatttgtcacctctGTATGTCTGTAGTTTGAATTTGCACCGGCAAAGAGCCACAGAGCTTTACTCATGATGACATAACATCTTTTAATCTTCCTTAAAACGCCCTTTTCAGTTAGAGGATTACTGAATGTGTCCTGCATGTAAAACTGCGTTACGTTAACGTTGATATTACTGAATTATGGagaaacagttttgtttttctgagtgTCGATTGCAGGGTGCAGTCATTGGTGTGATACGGTGAATAAAATGAACGGAAGACCTCATTAGCACCTTTTGTTTTTGAGCGTCTAAACACTTTGCTGCTGTCTGTCACTTGCTTTAAACACAAGTGCACGGTGTCATATTTTAGACCTTTAACAACCACAATGAATCTTGTTTGACAGGAAGCTCACAGAAAAAGCAGACGTGCGTTTGACTTTTAAGAAGAGAATTGGAAACTATGCTGTTAAGTTTGTTTCTCTTGGGAGTTGAAAGTATGGTTCGTGAAGAGACATTTAGATCTGTTGTATGAGGAAAAGTaaaggtgtaattaataacattaatggcCGGTTCTGTTCCTTTGCAGTCTTATTAATCATTTCCAGTGAGCCACATGGAATTCagtcattaatgttattaattacagcTGTGATTTTCCTGTAGAGATATATCAAAATGCCTGCCAAGACAAAGAGCAGTTGGTGGAGCAGCTGCCTGTCTGATTATAAGGCCGGTGATCAAAGACAGTAGGAAGAAAGTATGTTTCTCAAAACTAAAGCCATCAGTAAGGTTATCATTGATGGGGAACGATATTTTAATTTGGTCCGAGTTGGAAAACAGCGAGCCGATCCTTTCAAGTGTGGTTATTTCTAGAGAGAGATACGTGCAGTACATGACCATAATAAATAAGCTTTTAGTTTGTACAATACTAAAACACTATCATATTTAGCTCCTGGCACCTGAGATCTAGAAATAGTCACAGATCACTCGAGGCCATTTCAACCGAGTgcacgtctctctctctccttgccAGATGTACATGGTCCCGAGAATGGAGATATGCTCTATTTTTAGACCCAATACATGCCTGAGTCACACCGGCTGGGTCAAATATATAACAACCTTTCTAGTCAAGTTACAGTAGAACAAATGTCCGCAGCACATAGAGTACTGAGGTGACGCTTTCAACATTAGAGCAGagttcagttttcttttagttACATGACCCTCAAACCAAGTGAAGGACATCTGATATTAACAAAGGTTACCTAACCCTGGTTGAGCTGATGCAAACACATCAGTCTGGAGCAACTGATAAACATATAGATTAGTCATAGTGGTATTGACCAATATGTTGTGTTGTAGCAGCagggcattaaaaaaaaaagaagactgGAACAATGATGCTTCCAAAATATAGTTTATCATGCAATTTTAGTATAATATActaaatatacagaatatatacaaaCTATTGTTTCACTGTGAGCGAGGGGACAAGCAGCCTAACGTTAATAGCTGGGTAGAAATGAGCGAAGTGATCTTACATGGGATAAAGGAAGTGAAATgagagtttttgtttgtattgcttctttttgtgtttgtgtgatagtGACAAAAGGTGGCAGCACTGCTGTACAGAAACAGTGAGTTGTTGGCATAAACAGGAGCACCGTGTTCTCCCACAAGGTTCCTAAACCAGTGGTGAAAAttaactgagtacatttactcattttatgttactttgtacttccactccactacatttaagaggaaaatactgtactttctactccactacattcatttaacagctttagttacttttcagatgaagatttgacacaatggatgatataacaagcttttaaaatacaacacattgttgtaTGTGGAACCacaaagatgaaaccagtggtttccaacctttttgtcttttgacatcttacataaagcagtgtgtagtcggggtcacatttcagatgtctatgagttgtaaacagctccaccaaatagtgatttttccctctaaacttctcatatGGTTTAATGTCAATAAGTGttaaaatgatccaatatttcaccaaaaatcaaagattataGGAAAAGtctaaacactgaaaacacatttgtgtatcagaactttttttccttcttctttcctctcccattaatcatctcaagaCCCCTCAGATGCACCTGGTGACCCCTTGGAGAGGCGAGACCCCTAGGTTGGTAACCACTGGACttaactagctaactgtatataaagtagttcaaactagctccacctccagcagctacaataacatgctgatgcttcaatattaataatctaataatgtcatatataattatatatcagtcagagggaccaaaacactacttttactgcaatactttcagtacattttgctgctcacacttatgtacttttacataagtaggatttttcatacaggacttttacttgtaatggagtattttttttttccattggtATTGGTACTtctacttaaataaaggatctgaatacttcttccaccactgaaagCGGAACTGTTAGACAGCAGTGACACTTTATCATCCTCCAAATCATAACTGCtgattatttataataataacactgGTTACATATAGCCTGCACTGTGTGGATGTAACGCCTGAGATTGCTTACAGTAACAGTCTTCGCTGGTAACATTTCACGACAAATGCCCATCTAAGGTAGTTACATGGCAAATAAACCGACTAAACAGGCcatttttttagtgtttttcacgTATAAGCatgaagagaagcagaaaaCGTATTAACGGCTGCCAACTGCTGCTAACAGCTAACCAACAGCTAGTTAGTTAGCGCCACTCTACTGTTAAACATACTCACCACTCAGCGCGGAGAGAAAGATAAGAATCTGACCCCAAACCATTAGCGTTTGTTAAAATACGTGTGTCGATGACAACAAAGCCTTTTTGCAATCGTTCGCGACCATCTTGGGGTAAATATAGCTCAGCCTGCTAGCTAACAGCTGTCTGTCAATTTCTTCTTCGGTGGTTAGCAGTCGACGTCGAGGTGCAGCAGCGCCCCCAGGAGGACCTCCGGTACAGCAGCTGTAACTTAAAGGACGGATTcacacatttttcaagtctgtcaggtacctatatgaacattgaaagagaCTTTCCTCtttataatcattcctcctgttcatactggttattcaatgtgctttcaatgtaagtgatgggggcccAAAATCCACCATGTTTCCAAACAGTCATTTTgggcaaaaatgcatttaaaagtttatctgacgcttatatgaggcttcagcagtctgagttagtcatatcatgTGGATATCTGCCTGTCTGTTTCCTCacacagtgtttcactgttgagctgcggtggaagtatagtaacaagaagagggactttggcactaaaaaggctgtaacgttgaaagatatctacttgatatgactaatttggacgaattaagcttcatattagcttcacataaacttttaaatacatttttgcacagaagaatgtttgtggattttgtcccccatcacttacattataagtgcattatgaagggatcttctaatggtcagtatgaacaggaggaattattacagcaagaaaaaacagtttcactgttcatttgggcacctgattgttgtattagacagacttgaaaaattgtgaactgtCCTTTAAGTAAACATAAAAAAGTATTAGTTGCAAAATTTATCTaatgtattaaaagtaaaagtaccccTTAATGCAAAATGGCCTCACTCAGTGTTATAGTTATTGTATAATGTGTACAGATACACAGCACAGTGCCTGTAAAACATATTCACCACTTAAGGAATTTGTTTTATCTTAAAACATTgaatcaaaaataatttaatatggATTTTTATCAATAATCCATCAACAGATCTCAACAAAGTaatctaaattaattaaatataaagaatacaaaatacatcatctgttttatatgtaaaatactgacctgtgaaataaatgtaatgtaatgaaaagtacaaaaatgtaGAGGAGTGGAATTATatagtagcataaaatggaaatactcaagtaaagtaaaagtacctcaaaacttgAATAACTTGAATAAATGAACTTAGTTGCATTCCTCCACTGTAGCTCTTTTGGTGTTTTCCATCatgtcacatgatcttcatcagcagacgGACTTTGACCACATTCTCCCTTGTGTTTCCCCTGACAAACAGTGTGTCCAAGCGGAGCACAAAGAGGTAATTCTACACTAAAAGAGTAACTGTGGAGGATTATTTAATTTGTCTACATCAacctgctgaagcctcataataACTAAATCCATAGTCTTCATTtggagcaaaaatgtatttaaacatctATATGAGGCTTTagccatctgagttagtcaaataaagtggacatctgtcacatttacagtctttttagcaaggacttgatttgattaatttggacAGCTAAAGTTGCCTTTGATTGTACAGTTGAAAAGATCAAAGCACAGATACATTGAACATATGCTGTGAATTATGTGTGAATTATAAATACTAGTTTCTGTAAATATCCAGGACGCATAACAAATACACCAAATGAGTAAATATCAGAGTACAGAAATTTAATTGGAAAGGCCCAAACAGAGAGTCTTCTCCACTTATGTGAAGATAAACTCTTCATTGATGTGATCATAGAAACTTTCTACAAGAATGACAATACATTCAGACTTTATTCACTGAGCCTCAGCCGAAGTTGAATTTCAATTCTTAGCAAATACATGAAAACTGACTTTTCATTCAGTGAAAATAGATGCGTGTCAAAACCCTTTAGTTGTGAAACCCTCTCAGGAATCATTCCTACCAGGGTGGGCGAAGAACCCTGAACGCAGTGATTCAGGGGACAAAACATGGAATcgtatactgtatttgtttcagatgttttcGAGTTGTTGTTGGATTCTTGTTTCTCAAATGATATAATTTATTGGAAAATGGATTTAAGTAGTAAATTAAGATAAAACCTAGAAACAAATCTGATACTGTGGCCAATCAATTGCTTTCTCCTTTATAACTTGTCAAAAACATGTCCAAAAAATGCCTCATACTGCAAACAAGTTATGCTATTCAGGTGAAGTCAATGCcttcttttttaaagatatttatgaTGGTCAGAAATCAATGATGGTCATGGCAATCAAAGGCACACTCCAGTTTGTTGTTCCCTGTCCTGGTGCTTGAGCAGCCAGCTTGACTGAGGGACAACGCTGCTTTAATGAATGGCAGGCCAACTCTGTGGAAACAATTTCAGCTTTATTTCATCCAGCCGGCGCCTTTTTTTAGCCAGAAAATGTGACCACTGAATCCCATGAAACCACCTCATTTGCTACCACTGTGTCCACAAAGTTAAGTGTCCCATTCACTGTCAGAGAAACTCCAGGATTTTTGCCTCTTTCAGACTCCAATGTCAGCCCTTATATTTAACTTTTAGTGACATGTTAAAGATCACTGCTAACAACTCTAGCAGACCCTCAGAAAACAGCAAACTTCATCTTCAATTACACTGTCTTTAGAAAGTAATTTCTTCTCTGAACCAAGGttatttttgttcatgtgtAATTCCAGACTAACATAGCAGTCAGCTAACATGTACCTCTGCCAACTGTGGCTGACAGGAAGCAAGAAAACTAATTTATGTGTTGACTTAGCAAACGCAAGGACAAATGCATGTGGAAATTGAGTTTCTTCTCTGGAAATTAAGACTCAAATTAAACAAGACACAATAGGAGTGATTTTGCTCAAAATTAAGTTTCAAACTGACCCAAATGTCAATTTAAAGGAGGAAAAATTAGATTTAATACAGAACAGCAATAACATGGCCTCTGTCACTCAGGTAAAGCAACTTTATAGACTGAAACGGGAGTGTAAAACAAGgcctgagtttttttttcatcactcCGTAACGCATCAGTTTAGTTGATACACCATTTTGTGACCTCAACCAAGATGAGCAACACGGCTGAATCAAACCATAGCACAGAAAGCATGGCCGCACATCTGCCGGTTGTTGCAACATAAACTGCGATAGGGAGGCGAACATGAACAAACAGCAAAGATCTGAGATGGCACAGTAAAGGTTTGGATCAGAAATGTAGGTGTGAAAAAACTAAAGGTGTCTTTCTGCATAAAAGTTCCCCCAATCAAAGACTATACAAACGTATTGTACATTATAACAAGTTAGATTACAGCTCATCTTTCCTTTTGTACAAGTCCATACATACATCTTTCTTTTAGCTCTTAAGGTCTGTACATCTTGGTTACAAAAAATACATGCCATTTTGAAGTATCTATGAACATAGaaacaataaatgtttaattcaaGGTAATTGAACAGTTTAACAACAGAGCTTAACTGGAATAAGTAACTCGAGGATCTTTAATGTGCAGCAGAGACGCCAGCTTCGTCTGCCAGAAACAAATATACACTCAAACTGATTCAGACTCAAATCAAAATGCAGACGACTTGCTCCTTGTGCCAGACTAAAACTGGAGCGAAAAAAAATGATGGATGATACAATATTGAATTACATAAAAGAAATggtatatttatatgtgtacacgtgtgtgtgAAAAGTTCTCAATGACGTCTCATTTTGACTTTACGTCCTGAACTCTCCCGATGTTTGTCGTAATCCTGTCCTCGGTTCCAGTAGTTCTCTGAGCTGATGCTGTGACGACGTTGGCGGGAAATTGACGGATGTCTGTTCTCTTCTTTGTCCATCTCTAGAACCCTCGGCCTggaggaggggaaagagagagaagccacatcagttttttattatcattaatcaCTTGCTGGTTGATTGTTCAATACCTCGTTATTTTACTATTCATGTGACACCTGCTCAAATGTCGACACAGGAGGCgtttcagctgtgtttttcagtcagCTGTCTCGCGCGCCTGTGTGTGAACTAGAGCAGCAACAATTAGGAGGATTTagtgcttctctttgtcttacattataataatctgaatatctttggttttggacttttggttggacaaaacaagacatgtattgatgtcatcttgggctgtAAGAAATtgtaatgtactttttttttttttttacatagttttttgacattttatagaccaaacaattagttgattggtCGAGCAAATAATTGGGAAATTaaatcgataataaaaataatcgttcgttgcagctctagtgtgAACAGATACGGTTCTATTGTAAACAATgcagctgtctacacaggctgCCTGACGGTTCCCTTTACACTCGCACTTTTACACACAACTGCAATAAGAAGTCCCTCAAGTCTGCTTCCTTCAAATCTATGTGCACAGCTACAGttattgtgtattgggctccGAGCACTGCTAAAACACGAGTGACCTACACTCAGTATTGTACCTGAATGCACCCTGAGTTGACATAGATGGAGGACCAGAGCTGCTGCTTTCACTACGCAGCCTGTGTAGACACTATCTCCTTTGCATGAATGGGTCTGTTTTCAGGCTGCattgagactgaaaacagccctgcatAAAAACAATGCCGGTGTTAATTTTGACAAGTTTAACTACTCAAAAGAAACGCCATACTTGCGACACATGCATGGGCATGTGAGAGGACTGTATGGCTCATAAATTTATCTGCAATTTGTGTGTGACAATCACTTTTGAGTCACTGGCACTATTTGCGACCTGCGTGTAAGCAGTGCTCGCTAATCACTTCTGCAATAACCCCTGCAAAGTTATCATGGCTGCAAcggttttatcttttgtttaaATGATGGCGggataaacagcagaaacacagtgtTCATGTTATACAATGTAATCCGCCgggaatgtgtgtttgcatgcatatgATTGGCCAAGTCAGCGCCTTGCCGGTGTGACATTGCATTGTGTTGCAGTAAAAGTTGagcctggttcaacttttttctgGACGACCTGCGTTGTTTTGCTGGAGCTCTCAGCGTTGGCATCTCCGCTACGTCAATgcactgcccccattcaaatgaacgAGAGGGCTGATGTCGGTCTGTGCGCCACCATAGAGGTCTTCACGGAGCTTTAAGGTTTCTAGCGAGAGACCCTAACTGGGCTGTGTCCAAGTTATATTCAGTCTAATTGTGAGCCATTGTATTGCTGTGGGTCTGAGGTCTGtatgtcaacatgttttaaGTGGGCATTGTGActatgaaatatgatccaggaagcACAACTAGAGTGATAAATCCAcgagtttgaaggcttatcagcATTACAATGTTATGAGGAAGGATTTTACTGCTCTGGAAGGTTATCAGGGCAGCAAACATTTCATCTTTTGTCAAGGTGATAACCAGGTCAACAGTAGTGATACAGAGTGTGAACGTGATAGCgcagggaaaaaaatgacatgtaaGTGTATTATTTTTACCACAGCTGCTTGTTAACTTTAAAACACTGCAGAAAACCCTGTATGTGTCTGGCTTGACTTTTGGATCAGGTTCAACTATTTTCATACCTGTTAAGGACCGGTTCCCTTTTAAATTGGgtctgtttctttaaatgtattttatttacattggGTAGGTTTTCCACACGTCATGAACACCTCTAGTGTGTCTGTATGTGGCAGTGTATACCTGTGAGCGGCATCAGGGTCTGCTTTGCGATGAGAGCGTTTGGCTTTCAGAGGAGCCGGTCTCTCTGCAGGAGACGAGCTTAAAGCGCTGTCCAGTCGAGGAGCGTCAGGTCTAGTCCTGGCAAACAGGAAGGAGCAAGAAACACGTGAATCAAGACAAGCTTTCATTAAAGATTATAGTTTCCTTACTGATTGCCTGTTGACTCACTTCCTAAGGATGATAACTGCACGCCTCTCTTTAATGTCCTGGGGGCGGATGCAATGAGTGATGTCATCTGCTGCGTAGCcactgagaaagagagatgtgTTAACAACTTCATCCCTCAAAACAATAACTCAATCAATGCATGACAGCAAATACAGACAGTCACCTGAGTACTGTGACACTCCCTCTCCTCACAGGCAGGACGAACACCGGCTCTGACACCCGGATGGGCTTGAACTGGAAGCGGCAGCCGAAGCAGAGAGCGCTGTCACTGAAGAAGGACACTGAGACGATGGGCCGTGCAAAGATGTGCAGAGGATCCACATGTGACACAATGCAGCCACCTGGTTGATAATCATTGATGACTGCACTGTTTACAAACCCTTCCGGGATCACTCCACTGGACACCAGCCGCTTGATCACCAGCTCGTGCACCCAGCTCGGAATCTCATCCACCTCTCCTTTACGGTACAGCCGCTCCTGGCCCGGTCCACGCTTCTCCAGCTGGGCTCCATAAGTGTACCCCTCCCCAAAGAAGTACTTGTTGCGGAGGGGCGCCCTGTCCACAGTGTGCTCACGGTACAGTCCAGCCTCCCCACTGGTGACCACCTCGTCGATCTTCTCCTCGATGCGGGCGCACTCCTCCGGGGTGAAGATGTTCTTCTGCAGAATGCTGCTCTTCACCCGGTCGGCCTCCTGCTCCCGGAGCTCCGAGCTGTCATCGCTGTGCTCACAGTCGTCATCGTCGGACTCCCGATACTTGCGTTTTCCACCTTTCCCGCTGCCGTTACTCGTCCCGTCC
The DNA window shown above is from Thunnus maccoyii chromosome 2, fThuMac1.1, whole genome shotgun sequence and carries:
- the mief2 gene encoding mitochondrial dynamics protein MID49, with translation MNFQGSRRRGEDGIAMVIDFLLSNARLVLGVGGAAMLGIATLAVKRLIERAGRAADDEKVEQKMAESWEELSLVSASPTLIKKGIEGVVMKHVAKAAKQQKADLCQQPQTEVQPKPESKSKRLQLCVVSLQDRLQQYYHTRAALAPHEVQRAQSLALDICTEIQGFMHSRHPDMPLGEMNLGGSLLDDLQVVSADHACLLVPLQLEDSLWRLIPGEETLLTHPLHWMVRRVNLEYFPRGRSYWDRYLVGGYLSAEAVVNMFNKAVMETINWPSISGTLDCLVRPVLGGPDLRLEIRPEKEKVDSSQPLFISVLPLLREGDVALTAQPELTSPWINAWHLSLYPWETQRLAQLDASDGGNRRLTLKILKAVCRLNPALRPLEAAPLANLILHLSDSESDWSESSLDVRFQQCITELIGYLEQEALHSYFKPAVNLLSGLSEDQVDQMGFMLYCAVSEPEILFI
- the alkbh5 gene encoding RNA demethylase ALKBH5, whose protein sequence is MAASGYSDLREKLKSMTPHRDEYKNKYVDGTSNGSGKGGKRKYRESDDDDCEHSDDSSELREQEADRVKSSILQKNIFTPEECARIEEKIDEVVTSGEAGLYREHTVDRAPLRNKYFFGEGYTYGAQLEKRGPGQERLYRKGEVDEIPSWVHELVIKRLVSSGVIPEGFVNSAVINDYQPGGCIVSHVDPLHIFARPIVSVSFFSDSALCFGCRFQFKPIRVSEPVFVLPVRRGSVTVLSGYAADDITHCIRPQDIKERRAVIILRKTRPDAPRLDSALSSSPAERPAPLKAKRSHRKADPDAAHRPRVLEMDKEENRHPSISRQRRHSISSENYWNRGQDYDKHRESSGRKVKMRRH